In one Cydia strobilella chromosome 25, ilCydStro3.1, whole genome shotgun sequence genomic region, the following are encoded:
- the LOC134752714 gene encoding angiotensin-converting enzyme-like codes for MKLIILLAVVTAASCTDVTFIQHLNDVTTKFNAAAAEIAWVSSLDPGNTELPLRSANYQRQRIGWEGRSCARLAALERSQLLNGTERRMAYLFCRGPRFTLDETMKISKLYEHLQSIYSDAKVCIPFEKAEPPKDLAGVESAILEYIETVKRVLNVKSEGVSRAAKLAVKEKAETSICLNGDADFDKMMKFSRNEEVLRWLWISWREKVGPPMKEPYRELVNVENRAGKRNGYTDIGATWRDESEVTDLRLICRRLYNHVKPLYSLLHGVARYYLRKKYGDIVPERGAIPAHLLGNLWAQNWESIADLILPQNIDLDKSIKNTNWTTVDMVKHAEDFYQSLGLPAMTDTFWSESVYERRSPSTRCHGTAADMFKNGDFRLLYCSGSTAEDLYVIHHELGHIQYYMAYENQPGIFRQANSALHETIGDTIMYGVLTPQHLYRLGLINDSMLFINPKPSIEEETLISKEQILNSFDSTNEGPPKTTNEEETLTSEEQISNSFDLFEDANWKDVTTDDVLLLKQALNKIPQIPFSLVVDEYRWRYFEGDLKEDALNEEFWELMMELQGIAPPEKRGEDGFDAGAKYHVPDNTPFIRYFLSSFLQHQLFESLCKAAIFGRLGAQEDIPKTIPLNRCDIYGSKSAGKLLRELMSKGHSQNYQEILQATIGTDVISSAALERYYRPLYALLVKHVRAHRIPIGW; via the exons GTCTGCCAACTACCAACGACAGCGGATCGGTTGGGAAGGGAGAAGCTGCGCAAGATTGGCCGCGTTGGAGAGGAGTCAGTTGCTCAATGGAACTGAGAGGAGGATGGCGTATTTGTTCTGTAGGGGCCCGAGGTTCACACTAGATGAAACTAT GAAAATCAGCAAATTGTATGAACATCTCCAATCCATATACTCTGATGCTAAAGTGTGTATTCCTTTCGAAAAAGCTGAACCCCCTAAAGATTTGGCAGGAGTAgagtccgccatcttggaataTATCGAGACTGTCAAACGAGTCCTGAATGTGAAGTCAGAAGGAGTATCCAG AGCTGCAAAACTGGCAGTAAAAGAGAAAGCTGAAACCTCCATTTGTTTAAATGGCGACGCCGATTTCGATAAAATGATGAAATTCTCGAGGAACGAGGAAGTGTTGCGATGGTTGTGGATATCATGGCGAGAGAAGGTGGGGCCGCCGATGAAGGAGCCCTATAGGGAGTTGGTTAATGTTGAGAATAGAGCTGGTAAACGTAATG GTTACACAGACATCGGCGCCACCTGGCGAGACGAATCAGAAGTAACAGACTTGCGACTGATCTGCCGCCGTCTCTACAACCATGTCAAACCTTTGTACTCCCTTCTACACGGCGTTGCAAGATACTACTTGAGGAAGAAGTATGGAGATATAGTGCCGGAACGAGGGGCTATTCCTGCTCATTTACTTG gcaATTTATGGGCCCAGAACTGGGAGTCAATTGCTGATCTTATCCTGCCTCAGAACATCGACCTCGACAAAAGCATTAAGAACACTAACTGGACAACTGTGGACATG GTAAAACACGCCGAGGATTTCTACCAATCGTTAGGCCTGCCCGCCATGACAGACACGTTTTGGAGCGAATCCGTGTACGAGCGGCGAAGCCCGAGCACGCGCTGTCATGGCACCGCGGCGGACATGTTTAAAAATGGCGACTTCCG ACTCTTGTATTGTTCAGGGTCAACCGCTGAAGATTTATATGTAATCCACCATGAATTGGGACACATTCAGTACTACATGGCGTACGAAAACCAGCCTGGCATTTTTAGG CAAGCGAACTCAGCACTACACGAAACCATCGGAGACACCATTATGTACGGTGTACTAACTCCACAGCACCTCTACCGTCTCGGCCTAATCAACGACTCCATGCTTTTCATCAATCCTAAACCATCCATTGAAGAAGAAACTTTAATATCTAAAGAACAAATTCTAAATTCATTTGACTCAACAAATGAAGGTCCACCAAAAACCACCAATGAAGAAGAAACTCTAACATCTGAAGAACAGATCTCAAATTCGTTTGACTTATTTGAAGATGCAAACTGGAAAGACGTAACTACAGATGATGTGTTACTTCTAAAGCAAGCTTTAAACAAGATACCACAGATACCATTTTCGCTTGTCGTAGATGAGTATCGATGGAGGTATTTCGAAGGTGATTTGAAGGAGGATGCTCTGAATGAGGAGTTTTGGGAGTTGATGATGGAACTGCAAGGGATAGCGCCGCCGGAGAAGAGGGGTGAGGACGGTTTTGATGCTGGGGCTAAATATCATGTCCCTGATAACACACCATTTATAAG ATACTTCCTAAGCAGTTTTCTTCAACACCAGCTGTTTGAAAGCCTCTGCAAAGCAGCTATCTTTGGCCGTCTTGGAGCTCAGGAGGACATACCGAAGACCATACCTTTGAACAGGTGTGATATCTACGGGTCTAAGTCTGCTGGAAAACTGTTGAG AGAACTAATGTCAAAAGGCCATTCTCAAAATTATCAAGAAATACTCCAAGCGACGATCGGGACAGACGTCATATCCTCAGCAGCGCTCGAGCGATACTACCGCCCTCTGTACGCGTTGCTGGTTAAACATGTGCGCGCGCATCGCATCCCTATTGGCTGGTAG